The DNA region GCTCCAATAGCACTCAGGTAAGGAACTTCAGGCCCTAGTATGTTTTCATTATCCTCCTTAGGTCTAAATGGGTCTTTGTCCGCTTCAATGGATCGGACTACCATTGGAGTGCTAAGGGGATGAGATTTATCCATATAGAATTTCTCcaataatttattaacataGTTAGCTTGGTGAATAAAAATTCCATTGGGGAGATGCTCGATCTGCAGGCCGAGGCAAAACTTGGTTTTTCCCAAGACTTTCATTTCCAATTCTGCCTTTAAGTATGAACACGCTTCTATAATATCTTTGTTTGTCCCAATAATGTTcatgtcatcaacatagacatatataatacaaaaaccATTAGATGACTTCTTGATGAATATACAAggacaaatatcatttttcacaTATCCCTTCTTCAGGAGGAATTCACTCAAATGGTTATACCACATTCTACCCGATTGCTTCAAGCCATATAATGACCTTTGAAGTTTGATGCTATACATGTTTCGATCTTTCCCTCTTGTATTGGGATTTTGAATACCTTCGGGTATTTTCATGTATATATCAGCATCTAGTGACCCATAAAGGTAAGCTGTCACTACATCCATCAACTGCAAATTTCATGTTTACTACCAGTGATATTAAATAGCGGAATGAAATGCCATCAATAACAGGAGAATATGTCTCTTCAAAATCAATTCCGGGTCTCTGCGTGAACCCTTGAGCTACCAATCTCGCTTTATATCTAACCACCTCATTGTTTTCATTCCTCTTCCGTATGAATACCCACTTAGATCCTACTGGGATCACATCTTTTGGGGTAAGTACGGTGggaccaaacacttttcttttattaagcGAGTTAAGCTCTGCCTCAATTGCCTCTTTCCACTTCAACCAGTCAGGGCGCTTCTGGCACTCTGTTATTGATTTTGGTTCTGGATCCAGATTATTATGTGGAATATTACAGGCAACTGCATAGGCAAACGTGTCGTCGACGACTATTAAATCTCTGTTATATGTTTCTCCTATATCAACAAAATTTATGGCAGTTTCTATATTGATATCAACCAGATCATTATCATTTCCCAAAATATTCTGATCTGGATGTTCCGCATTCCCAGTGTTCAAATTATTTAGAGCACGTGCAGATTCACTGGGTTCCCCGTCTTCAGGACGGCTAAGATTTTTCTGGAGTGACTGAGATATTTTACCAATTCTCGTTTTCCGCGGATTTAAATCTTTTGCACCAACTGGTCTCCCGCGCTTCTGGCGATGGGGAGTGTCAGTGTGCATTCCTGATCCCTTGGGGACTTCTACTCTCGAAGGAGCATTCACAGCAGGGATATGGGACCTGGTCACTCCTGTATTATTAGTAAAAGCATCTGGCAGGTTATTTGCTAAATTttgcaaattaataattttctgAACTTCCAGTTCAGTTTGACTAGTACGTGGGTCTAGGTACTGAAGATCTTTTTCGTCCCATGAAATTTCTCGGCATTTCGTTAAATAAGGACttttatctccccctaatgccgggAAATGATCTTCATCAAAAATGCAGTAGTAAACTGATCTCCTGTCATNAGTCTGAGATTTAGCATTATGAGGGTCAGACATATAACCAGCGCCTGAATATCCCATCAATGTAATGTCCtagttattttcaaaataaagacCAAGGTTTTTTGTCCCTTGGAGATATCTAAAGATATGCTTTACTCCACTCCAATGTCTTCTGGTTGGGGATGCACTAAATCTAGCAAGTAAGTTCACTGAGAAAGCAATATCAGGTCTAGTGCAATTAGCAAGATAAAGCAAGGCTCCAATAGCACTCAGGTAAGGAACTTCAGGCCCTAGTATGTTTTCATTATCCTCCTTAGGTCTAAATGGGTCTTTGTCCGCTTCAATGGATCGGACTACCATTGGAGTGCTAAGGGGATGAGATTTATCCATATAGAATTTCTCcaataatttattaacataGTTAGCTTGGTGAATAAAAATTCCATTGGGGAGATGCTCGATCTGCAGGCCGAGGCAAAACTTGGTTTTTCCCAAGACTTTCATTTCCAATTCTGCCTTTAAGTATGAACACGCTTCTATAATATCTTTGTTTGTCCCAATAATGTTcatgtcatcaacatagacatatataatacaaaaaccATTAGATGACTTCTTGATGAATATACAAggacaaatatcatttttcacaTATCCCTTCTTCAGGAGGAATTCACTCAAATGGTTATACCACATTCTACCCGATTGCTTCAAGCCATATAATGACCTTTGAAGTTTGATGCTATACATGTTTCGATCTTTCCCTCTTGTATTGGGATTTTGAATACCTTCGGGTATTTTCATGTATATATCAGCATCTAGTGACCCATAAAGGTAAGCTGTCACTACATCCATCAACTGCAAATTTCATGTTTACTACCAGTGATATTAAATAGCGGAATGAAATGCCATCAATAACAGGAGAATATGTCTCTTCAAAATCAATTCCGGGTCTCTGCGTGAACCCTTGAGCTACCAATCTCGCTTTATATCTAACCACCTCATTGTTTTCATTCCTCTTCCGTATGAATACCCACTTAGATCCTACTGGGATCACATCTTTTGGGGTAAGTACGGTGggaccaaacacttttcttttattaagcGAGTTAAGCTCTGCCTCAATTGCCTCTTTCCACTTCAACCAGTCAGGGCGCTTCTGGCACTCTGTTATTGATTTTGGTTCTGGATCCAGATTATTATGTGGAATATTACAGGCAACTGCATAGGCAAACGTGTCGTCGACGACTATTAAATCTCTGTTATATGTTTCTCCTATATCAACAAAATTTATGGCAGTTTCTATATTGATATCAACCAGATCATTATCATTTCCCAAAATATTCTGATCTGGATGTTCCGCATTCCCAGTGTTCAAATTATTTAGAGCACGTGCAGATTCACTGGGTTCCCCGTCTTCAGGACGGCTAAGATTTTTCTGGAGTGACTGAGATATTTTACCAATTCTCGTTTTCCGCGGATTTAAATCTTTTGCACCAACTGGTCTCCCGCGCTTCTGGCGATGGGGAGTGTCAGTGTGCATTCCTGATCCCTTGGGGACTTCTACTCTCGAAGGAGCATTCACAGCAGGGATATGGGACCTGGTCACTCCTGTATTATTAGTAAAAGCATCTGGCAGGTTATTTGCTAAATTttgcaaattaataattttctgAACTTCCAGTTCAGTTTGACTAGTACGTGGGTCTAGGTACTGAAGATCTTTTTCGTCCCATGAAATTTCTCGGCATTTCGTTAAATAAGGACttttatctccccctaatgccgggAAATGATCTTCATCAAAAATGCAGTCGGCGTACCTCGCAGTAAACTGATCTCCTGTCATGGGCTCTAGGTATTTAATAATTGAGGGAGATTCATAACCAACATATATACCTAGTTTTCGTTGCGGGCCCATGGAGGTACGGTTTGTAGGTGGTATGGGGGTATAGACTGCACACCCAAATACACGCAGATGGGAAATATTGGATTCTACACCACGTAGTAGTTGCAAGGGGGAATAATCATGATATGCAGTAGGTCGGCTTTGTATTAAAGCTGCAGCATGCAATACTGCATGTCCCCAACAAGAAACCGGTAAATCGGACTTTTGCAATAATGGTCTAGCAATCAATTTAATACGCTTAATCAGAGATTCAGCTAGACCATTCTGAGTATGGACATAAGGTACAGGATGCTACACTTTGATGCCCAAGGCCATACAATAATCATTGAAAGCTGTTGATGTGAATTCTCCAGCATTATCCATTCTTATTGATTTAATTGGATAATCTGGGAATTGGGCATTTAACTCTATAATTTTAGCAATAAATTTTGCGAAAGCTTTGTTCCTCGTGGACAATAGACTAACATGAGTCCAACGAGTGGAATCATCAATAAGGACCATAAAATATCTAAATGGCCCAGAAGGTGGACTAATTGGTCCACAAATATCGCCTTGCAATCTTTGCAGAAAAATAGGCGACTCACAAATATCGCCTTGCAATCTTTGCAGAAAAATAGGCGACTCATGTCCAACCTTAGTACGCGACGGGCGTACAATATATTTACCTTTCGCACAAGCAACACATGTAAACATATTTGGCGAAATACCTTTCGCACAAGCAACACATGTAAACATATTTGGCGAAAGTACATGAGATCTTAAAAGGTTAGTAAACATATTTGGCGAAAGTACATGAGATCTTAAAAGGTTATGGCCAATATTTGGCGAAAGTACATGAGATCTTAAAAGGTTATGGCCAGCATTTGGCGAAAGTACATGAGATCTTAAAAGGTTATGGCCAGCAAAATTAGATATGATTCGACCCATCATATTCTGCCCAGGATGACCGAGACGGTCATGCCACAACTGAAAAGAATGTGGATTTTTTAGTTTCATGGTTAATGCAACACATGAATAATGTGGATTTTTTAGTTTCATGGTTAATGCAACACATGAATTATTGGGTTGTTTTAGTTTCATGGTTAATGCAACACATGAATTATTGGGTTGTTTTAGTTTCATGGTTAATGCAACACATGAATTATTGGGTTGTATATAGGTATAATATAACCCTGAACATGAATTATTGGGTTGTATATAGGTATAATATAACCCTGAAGATAAGGAGGCAAGTTCCTCAACCTCTCGCTTTTTACCTGAAGATAAGGAGGCAAGTTCCTCAACCTCTCGCTTTTTACCTGAGATCAACTGAGTCATGATTAAGAACTCATCATTGTTCTTAGTCTTGGTTTCGATATGAAAACCATTTGATCGAATATCCCTGAAACTCAGCAAGGTTCGTTTAGATTGAGGATATAAcaaagcattttcaattagtagCTCTGTACCCTTAGGGAGGATGATTGATGCTCTTCCGGAGCCCACTATTTGTACCTCATCATTAGTAATGGTAGTAATATTACTACTTGATTTGTTCAAGGTACGAAAAAACCTCCCATCAGTAAGGATAGTGTGTGTGGTTGCACTATCCACCAAACACAATGTTGGTTCATGCTCCATTGTGTGGACAATGATTTTGTAATGCTGTAAGATCTGAGAggtaaaaaccaaaagaaaatcaGGTCAAATAAGTGATCATGATGAGTAacttcttttaaaaagtaagaTCCTTCTAGGAAGTAAAACTCGAGAAGTAAAGGAATTCCTTCAGGAAAGTAGGGAACCTTCGAAAGGTGCCCTCAGAAAAATTTCTTCCGAAGGTAACTTTAGGAAGACTACTAACTTTTACCTACCGGTCAGAAAGCTGAATGATCACTTTGGAAGGTAACTTCTCAGACAGTGGCTATTCATTATTTACTTACTTATCAAATTCGCATAAAAAAATAGTAAGTAAAGAGTAAAAACGAGTCATCCATcatgataaaatagaaaaacataGATGCTAAgtcatgaaaatgaaaaaaaaaaaaaaaaacataggttCATAACCCACAAACATAAACAAATCACTCCTGATCACCAAAGTCTTCAAGCTCATATTTTAGAAGgtcatcgtcatcatcattCATTACTgcatttgcttcaggcaaaTTAGTAATAGTATGATGAGATTCTCTTCCTGACGGCTGCTTATCATTTTTCCTTTGCATCATTTTGTATGCTTCAACCAGATGCTTTGGTGTGCGGCACGTACGAGACCAATGCCCCTCACACCTACACCGATAGCAAATTTGTGACCTCGATGAACCTTGATCACTCCGTTTCTTATCTTGGACCCGGGAGTCATTGCCGCCTTTGCCTCTACCACTTCGGTTGTTTCGACCGTGACCTCTACCACGACCCCTTCCTCGACCCCTTCTAGAATTGCTTCCCTGGGCAATATGATGTGCTTCAGGCACTGGGGCAGACCCAACCGATCGTGCGTTATGGTTTTTCATCAACAATTGGTTGTGCTTCTCGGCCACAAGAAGTGCAGATATAAGCTCAGAATGCTTTTCATAATTCTTTGCCCTGTACTGCTGCTGGAGTACAAGGTTACTCGCATGAAAAGTAGATAGGGTCTTTTCAATTAAATCTTTCTCTGAAACTTCTTGTTTGCAGAGCTTTAGTTGCGAGACTATTTTGTGAAGCGCCGAATTGTAATCAATTACTGACTTATAGTCTTGAAACCTAAGATTAAGCCAGTCAAATTGAGCTTGAGGGAGTACAATTGATGACTGCTGGTCAAAACGGTCCTTCAGGGACTTCCATAATGCAAAAGGGTCCTTTTCAGTCAGGTATTCATTTTCCAGGTCGTGGTTCAAGTGGTGACGTAAGAAAATGAGAGCCTGCGCCTTCTGGGCGTCAGTACACTGTGACATAGCAACAATGGTTTGGCTCTTCAAACAATTCGTACATACTTTCATATAGTTGCAGCATAATTTTTATGAACCACATAATAATCATACTTGcacatcataaaaaaaatatttttacatactttgggtaaaataaataaattttgatgaacGTGAAAACTTACTATCACATAATCAACATAAATCCAATAATTTTTCATAAGTCATGTACTCATAAATTTCACAtctttatcaataataataataaatctattttCAATAGATTTAAACATACAACACACGtaagcacatattaaataattttgtttcggggtaaataaattttgagtaGACATAAGTCTTACCCTTGAAGCGTAAGTTCCTGCCAACACAACTCTTTAGACGCGAGATGAATCTCGATGTCTAGGGCCCAAGTTAAATAGTTGCCCCCGTTCAGTGAGAGCTCAGTAAATTCTCGTTTAGTGATAGAAGACATGATCTACAAAAACATATTATCCATGCAgtcattttggatgcatttccCCAAAAGAACATAAAAGCCAATAATGGGGAATAATGCAAAAACTATTATCTCTCTATtacatatacaaaaattacacacatatatattaactcgtatatatatatgttgacgaacaaatttatatatgcacGTATGTACATGTCCAAAAAACACATTcgaatatacaaatatacatatacaaaatcatttacattaatatgtatatataagtacggatatataaaatttcagaatgaaaatttaaaagttttatacATATAtcagtatatacatacataatgcgCAGCAACAAAAGAAAACTATATGCATATgcaatataaaattgtaaagaTGAAAAGGGATGTATATATACTGTGGTTTGCTAAACTAAAAATTGGAATATGGATATTCTAACACTAACACCATATATTAAAGCAAAGATGAAGCAGAAGGAAACACATCGGCAGAAAAAATACATCCAATATAAATTCATTATCAAACTGCCAGGATCTCATGAAAAATTTAGACAAAAGCATAGGAATAAATAATAAGAGTCAAGAAACCAGTACCGTTCACCGGAGATATAGAacactcgtgctgataacgtgttgtaatttGGCTTATCGATTAGCTCAGTTCTCGTGGTGATTGCCCGGTAATTGCTTGGAGATTATGtatatgataatgtagtgtagagaaaagggaaaaaggagaagaagaagaacaataaCACAAGATCACAAGAGCTCATCCATTCATTAAGCAATCCAtatcaatatatacacattccacaacctttcatttcctttaacataaacaatgaaataatgGAAGGCAAATGGAGAGTCCTAAGATTTAATGGCCATCAAGTAAAAGATTTATAACACTTTTCAAACAAGCACTCAATTAAATTCTGTCAACATCTTGGTTCTCTATTGCAGATTATATTCCTCCTCTAGATAGGCTACTCCAATCCTCACTACGTAGTAGTAGTTTTCACAGGAATGCTCTAAGgttggtaataaaattattgtcaAAACTACATACTATCGACATGTGCATACACTATGTTGTGCTTTATTCTTTTTTGGTCTTGGGACTCTTGGATTTCAATCTAAATGTTTGGCGGTCATCAACTCTCCTATTTTTACCTATAGggaaacaattaaacaaactcAAACATAGGTGCACCATGTTCATTTTTCTAATGCTCAGGTAACACATTCTAAATGCATATTCATATAGCTTTTTGGTGTAATTGTACTACATCAGATTAGGTCACCTTGTACATAGTTGCACCATTTGTTGACGCCCAATAATTCCAAATGCAAAAACACTATCCAATGATCATGTTACACAATATAGTTAGTATAGTAATTGGACCCTCCAAAGGTACCTGCAtgtatatttcaaccaaatacaCCATTACTCATTCCTTGCGCATAAAACACCACACTAATGCACTTTAGTTTGAATCAAAGACTGTAGTGTTTTCTTCCCCACCATTTTCGTCTTCCCAATGAGCCAGAGTTTGCACAatactgttggaaaaaatgcaCAAATTAATAGAATCATAATGCACCGAAATTGTCAGCAACCCCAACACAGCCACTAATCCATCCCTCAATTTCCATATGCACATGTAATGTTATTCATTGATTTAATTCACACATGTCATTCACTATTAAGAATCAATTCTGACAATTTCAGTTCAAAGCACCAACATTCCTGAAGCCACCCTTTCTATTTTCGCATCTTGAACAGCATTTATTTCCAATTCTTTTGTTGAATTTCATACAGGCGTCTTTACTCTTGATCGTCAAAATCCCTTTTTGTCCGTACCCGATACTGTCGGCTGGATTTCAATGTTGTGTTCATTGTATCAACTGCTGTTCCGTGGTCATCTTCTTCCATGGCAGAGACAACTTCGTCTTCTGGGGCATCATCACTGAGGGCTATTCCAACTCGTGAATATTTCTCCACATGCACATTAGGGTATTTGTTTCCTACTTTGTCTGTATGGACATCAAGACTCGCCTTCTTTAGATTGAAGATAACCGGTTTTGGAGGATTATTCACCAAATCGCCTTGATGCTGCACTGTTGTGGTGGTGATGCCTGGCTTTCTTACAAGACTAAGGAAGTCCAAATAAGCCTTTCGATTTGAATCATCATCCATATCAGTGGCTGTGTCAAAAGTGTAATGAGTATAATTTGAAGGGTTCCTTATATAATCTGGAACAGATGTGTCCTGGATCATGTTTAAACCCTCTCCAGAACCAGAAGCCTTTTCCTCTTTGATAGGACAATAGTCCTTAGTGGCTATTAAGTTGCCTTCTGTACGGTTATTGTTGAATCGCACCCGTTTTTGTGATTTTACATCTTTCAGACCTTCTCTCTTCTTGATTATAGACTTTCTGCTGCTTCCATCTTCCAAAACTACGAAACTCGAAATCTCAGGAGCATCAGAAAGCCTAAGCAAATCAAAATTCCCAGCAGCCTCTGCATCTTCTTTGAGCCTAAGTTTGGCCGCGGCATGATCAGCACGAGGATCCCTTACAAAATCTTGAAGGGTATCAGGAAGTTCATTGTAGGTATTGACACCAATTCCATATTCAGTAGCATCCCTCATGTATAAACAATGATCACTCACCTTTTCACTGCCCACAGCTACCTTATCATATTCATCTTCCTCTTCCTGTCCAAAAATAAAAGCAGCAAACAAATAATGTTTGTTGCAATGCTGGGTAAGTGAATATGTCTTGATACATTGACACAATAACCTTAAAAATAAATCTGTGGGATCCTTTTGTGTTTCATCACACATTTTTTTGTGTTGTGTCACCTGTAATTTGTAGTGGCATTTCtttgttaaaattcaaattttcactGTCTCATGCAAAATTGTAAATAGAATTAGAATTAACCATTACTACTACCTCCAACCCATTGCTGTTGAAATTTCAAGTCGACTTTAATTCAgttgtagaaaataaaaaataagacaTTAAGAAGCTACAAAAAGTGGTATTTGATCCCAGAAATGTGGCATCCATCGAAGTGCAAAAGAAACAAGGTAATTTTACATAATGAGACCGATTGAGTATTCTGCAATTATAAAAACAATTGGCCTTTTTCTGTATGGCAAGTTACTTCTTACCACTCGCATAATGTTATTCTTTAACATTTGCCTCAAATCTATCACTGTGAGTAACTAATTTTATGTTTACACAAAAAGGTGCACGAATCAGAGAAGTAGCTCGTACCTCGTAGTCAAGGGTACAATCCTGGCCAATAGAAGATCGAATATTCGATTCATCATCGTCATTGGGGCTTCCACGCTGCCTCTTGCTTTTACTATTTGGTTCTTCATCTTCATCGTCGTCACCATAATCTTCAGAAAGGTCGTCGATGTCTACGAGGTCAGTTTCAAGCTGCTGATTGAGATCCGAGGATGAGGGCCCTGGCTGAGAAGACGACGGAACAACTGTTTGTGGCGTATTCGCAACATTATCGGTATGATTATTATTAGCGAAGACGAAGCCGTCGAGATTGGGCGGGTAGGGCATGGAATCATAGAAGTCGTGGTCGCCAGGGTCCCTGTTCCATTCCTTTCTCTGGATCTCGTCGTCCGTCAGACACCATAGGGAGCTTAGCGGCAGCGAGGAAGTCTCCTTCCCTCTACTATCGGAAGACGACGGCGGCGACGCCAGTAGAGACCCGAATGCTTTATCCACCCGAACTCTGAAGCTATCTTCCATTCTCCTGTATGGTAACTATAATGCTAGGGTTTTAATTGCTGCTGGTATCTTGCTTCTTCCCTTTGCAAATGACTAATTGACTAGCGGTCCGTCATTGACGTTTGTTTTAAAGGGGGCAAACCACCGGCTTTTTGTTCGGTTCCATACAAATTTGGAGGCTTGGAGGCTGGAGCTGGTTCAGTCGGTTTATAAGCGTCAACCTTTATCCCTTTGGATATTAGGTAGTTGTCTTTGAATAAATTAGTTGATTTGGCAAGTTGATAGTATAGTTATGTAATGTGtatgctaaaaaaaattattagttaacaattgattacatataaaatgatatataaagacatatatatataataaagtttGAAGTTCTATGGGCTCGTGAAGACTACTCCGCCACCTATCGTGAAGACTACTTGCTTTCGAGGTTATGATATTGTGCGGGCTTTCGGTCCCTGGCTTATGCATTCAACGACAAAATCGGCTAAGGTTTGTCCATTGATAGTCGATCTTGGCTTGTATTCAATAGTAAATTGTGTTAGCATCATGACCCACTTCACAAGTCGATCGGAAGATGACGAAGTCTATAAAATCGCGCCTATCGACTGATCGGTCAGCACACGGATGGTCTGACCTTGAAAGTAAGGGGTTAACTTCTTTGCAGTATATAGAGCAAGGACCACCTTCTCCGATCAAAAATATCGGAGCTCGAAGCCTTGTAGGGCATGACTAATATAATAATCAGGCGTTGGACCCCCTGCTCATTGGTTCTACGCAATACACCATTGATTGCCTAATTCATAACAGCCAAGTATACTTCCAAAGTCTCCTCGGGCTTCGATTTTGAAAGCACAATCAGCGATCAAGTACTTCTTTAATCCTTCAAATGCCATCTGACACTCGGTATCCCATTCGAACGAGCTAGCCTTTtcaaggtttaaaaaaaaaagttcaccTTCTTGACCAACTTGGAGAGGAAACAACTTAAGGCAGTCAATCTCCTGATTAATTGTTATACCTCTCAAATTGTGCTCGGAGGCTGCATATCAAGTATCACCTTTAGCCCTTTACATTGGTCGGGTTCGGTTCAATTCCTCACTTAGTCATCATAAACTCAAGGAACTTTCCTGTCTGCATGGCGAACATGCACTTGGCCGGGTTCAGTCGTAATCGAAATTGTCGCATGATTTCGATACAAGCTCGAATATCTTGGGGATGGGACTCTCGAGCCTCACTCTTGACTAGCACATCTTCTATGTAGGGCTCCAGTAACCGACCAAGTAGTCCAACGAATAGCATATTCACCATCCCGCTGATACGTGGACCCAACATTACGTAACCCGAACAGCATCACCCTATAACAGAATAGTTTGTCCGGAGTAATGAAAGATGTCTTGCTCTCTTCCTCCTCAGCCATCATAATATGATGATACTCCTTGAATGCATCCATGAACTTCATCAGCTCGGCTCCCGACTGTCTCATCCATTATCAAGGGTTGGGCCTATTTCTATTGGTCTCACCACTCCTAATATTGATTGATTCTtcaatgatattaaagaagcATTAAGTTCATCCAACGAAcaacttcaaatttgtgaaacaatATGCGAATCAAATTCTTTATGGCATTGTTAGGAAAGTTGTTTCTATATTTAACAGTAAAGAATGGTATAACATTCCATCGATTCTATTTGTAATTGCTTCAGTCTATGAATAAATAAGTgagcttctttatttttataaaaaaaaaaaaaaaattaccttcaATTTCAAAATGTGAACCAAGTGCCCCAAAATTATACTAAACCCATACGGCCAAATACACCCTATAACAGCCTGGGAAATGGGAAggtttttttatcttttatttttcttcatgaTTGatctaaaaatcaaaattagtcTTTAAACAGGGTggatagtattcaaaaaaagaattaattccaGGAAAGGTTCTCTGACTATTGTGATTTTCCACATTTGAtccttgtcttttaatttggacaaattaAACCTTTGACTATCAAAATCTTTCCACCATTAGTTCTTCCGTCACCTCACTGTTATTTTGACGTTAAGTTCAGGGGTAAATGGGTCCTTTCATATACTGAGTGTCTTCTCCCTCAAATCCTTCCCCTCTTCAAATCCCGTTGATGCCATTGCAGAAGACGGTAGCTCTCCCTGAGCTGGCCCGAGTGCTACCTGATAAGATTCTATAGTTGCGACTGCAATTAAGCTTGGAGGTAGTGGTAATGGCGAAGAAGAAATGCTACTGATGTTCAAGCCATAGTTGCTAACGGATGGAGCGGAGACATGGCAAGGggaggggagagagagagagtgctT from Ipomoea triloba cultivar NCNSP0323 chromosome 6, ASM357664v1 includes:
- the LOC116023444 gene encoding uncharacterized protein LOC116023444, with the protein product MDNMFLVVLAGTYASRCTDAQKAQALIFLRHHLNHDLENEYLTEKDPFALWKSLKDRFDQQSSIVLPQAQFDWLNLRFQDYKSVIDYNSALHKIVSQLKLCKQEVSEKDLIEKTLSTFHASNLVLQQQYRAKNYEKHSELISALLVAEKHNQLLMKNHNARSVGSAPVPEAHHIAQGSNSRRGRGRGRGRGHGRNNRSGRGKGGNDSRVQDKKRSDQGSSRSQICYRCRCEGHWSRTCRTPKHLVEAYKMMQRKNDKQPSGRESHHTITNLPEANAVMNDDDDDLLKYELEDFGDQE
- the LOC116023202 gene encoding uncharacterized protein LOC116023202, producing MEDSFRVRVDKAFGSLLASPPSSSDSRGKETSSLPLSSLWCLTDDEIQRKEWNRDPGDHDFYDSMPYPPNLDGFVFANNNHTDNVANTPQTVVPSSSQPGPSSSDLNQQLETDLVDIDDLSEDYGDDDEDEEPNSKSKRQRGSPNDDDESNIRSSIGQDCTLDYEEEEDEYDKVAVGSEKVSDHCLYMRDATEYGIGVNTYNELPDTLQDFVRDPRADHAAAKLRLKEDAEAAGNFDLLRLSDAPEISSFVVLEDGSSRKSIIKKREGLKDVKSQKRVRFNNNRTEGNLIATKDYCPIKEEKASGSGEGLNMIQDTSVPDYIRNPSNYTHYTFDTATDMDDDSNRKAYLDFLSLVRKPGITTTTVQHQGDLVNNPPKPVIFNLKKASLDVHTDKVGNKYPNVHVEKYSRVGIALSDDAPEDEVVSAMEEDDHGTAVDTMNTTLKSSRQYRVRTKRDFDDQE